The following are encoded in a window of Cucurbita pepo subsp. pepo cultivar mu-cu-16 chromosome LG12, ASM280686v2, whole genome shotgun sequence genomic DNA:
- the LOC111806652 gene encoding protein indeterminate-domain 9-like, with protein MFSPTIMANSTPLSDQATIFSNIHHSPQKLKKKRSLPGNPDPDAEVIALSPTTLVATNRFVCEICNKGFQRDQNLQLHRRGHKLPWKLKQRSSKEVKKKAYVCPEEGCVHHNPSRALGDLTGIKKHYSRKHGEKKWKCLKCSKLYAVQSDWKAHSKTCGTREYRCDCGTLFSRKDRFVTHRAFCDALAEESARLSANQLAIASATSGATGVDVNLSSTMVAQSLFPFGNHYQFSNSLIPSSPSSLSLSSSQTLVSLNPWNHPLNPNPNHTLQMIKPEDSNSHHFHQIPNLPLSDDSSNNNNYHPFGLIQDHHHKASSSSSSSSSSMITSPFRNLHVSVQPASNAATSAQLSATALLQKAATVGIGAAKSGHHQPESVGHITHFNIPEFRPSNHISSLSQLGPDYATWQKSDRLTRDFLGLTGHGSGSGSGGAVHVSMIVKDMLTYAGGTEMFKPHNNNNNSNGFGYGEAAANGTWGDC; from the exons ATGTTTTCTCCAACAATTATGGCCAATTCAACTCCCTTGTCTGATCAAGCTACCATCTTTTCCAATATTCACCACTCTCCACAAAAGCTCAAGAAGAAACGAAGCCTCCCCGGTAACCCAG ACCCAGATGCAGAAGTGATAGCACTTTCACCAACAACACTTGTTGCAACAAATAGATTTGTGTGTGAAATTTGCAATAAGGGTTTCCAAAGGGATCAAAACTTGCAGCTTCACAGAAGAGGCCACAAACTTCCATGGAAATTGAAGCAAAGAAGCAGCAAagaagtgaagaagaaggcgTATGTGTGCCCAGAGGAAGGTTGTGTTCATCATAATCCTTCAAGAGCATTAGGAGATCTCACAGGAATCAAAAAACATTACTCCAGAAAACATggagaaaagaaatggaaatgcCTTAAATGCTCCAAACTCTACGCTGTTCAATCTGATTGGAAAGCTCACTCCAAGACTTGTGGAACTAGAGAGTATAGATGTGACTGTGGAACCCTCTTCTCCAG GAAAGATAGGTTCGTAACCCATAGAGCTTTTTGTGATGCATTGGCGGAAGAGAGTGCACGGCTCTCGGCTAACCAATTGGCCATAGCTTCGGCTACCTCGGGTGCCACGGGCGTTGACGTAAACTTGTCTTCGACCATGGTTGCTCAATCTCTCTTCCCTTTTGGCAACCATTATCAGTTCTCGAATTCGCTGATACCGTCGTCTCCATCGTCACTGTCGTTGTCGTCATCGCAAACGCTCGTGTCCCTAAATCCTTGGAACCATCCCctaaaccctaaccctaatcATACCCTTCAAATGATCAAGCCTGAAGACTCAAATTCTCACCATTTTCaccaaattccaaatttgCCCCTCTCCGATGACTCCTCCAATAATAACAATTACCACCCTTTTGGTCTAATTCAAGATCACCACCACAAGGCGAGctcatcctcctcctcctcctcctcttccatgATAACCTCACCCTTTAGGAACCTCCACGTGTCGGTGCAACCGGCCTCAAATGCTGCCACGTCAGCTCAGCTATCAGCCACAGCCCTACTACAAAAGGCCGCAACAGTTGGCATTGGCGCTGCAAAATCAGGTCACCATCAGCCCGAGTCAGTGGGTCATATAACTCACTTCAACATCCCCGAGTTCCGCCCATCAAATCATATTAGCTCGCTGAGTCAACTCGGTCCAGACTACGCCACGTGGCAGAAGAGTGACCGGTTGACCAGGGACTTCCTCGGTCTTACCGGACATGGCAGTGGTTCCGGCAGCGGTGGAGCGGTACATGTTAGCATGATCGTTAAGGATATGCTAACGTACGCAGGTGGAACTGAGATGTTTAAGcctcacaataataataataatagtaatggTTTTGGATATGGGGAGGCAGCTGCCAATGGAACTTGGGGAGACTGTTGA